Proteins found in one Halobaculum sp. MBLA0147 genomic segment:
- a CDS encoding redoxin domain-containing protein — protein MALDFDVVELPETDHPTEGETAPDFTRPLVGEEYWADTSLDELTDEGPVALVFYTMDGAFPATYVWNEIRDRGWGEDVGSDVTVVGISISTPYEHRDFLAEREMSYRLFSDPGAEVAAQYDLAHDLDGMTGVTEHRPAVFLLDEDRTVEYAWVASEWPDFPDYDEVESHVTSL, from the coding sequence GTGGCGCTCGACTTCGACGTGGTCGAGTTGCCCGAGACGGACCACCCGACGGAGGGGGAGACGGCGCCCGACTTTACCCGCCCGCTGGTCGGCGAGGAGTACTGGGCCGACACCAGTCTGGACGAGCTCACCGACGAGGGGCCGGTGGCGTTGGTGTTCTACACGATGGACGGCGCGTTCCCGGCGACGTACGTCTGGAACGAGATCCGCGACCGCGGGTGGGGCGAGGACGTGGGCAGCGACGTGACCGTCGTCGGGATCTCGATCTCGACGCCGTACGAACACCGCGACTTCCTCGCCGAGCGAGAGATGTCGTACCGGTTGTTCTCCGATCCCGGTGCGGAGGTGGCCGCACAGTACGACCTCGCACACGACCTCGACGGGATGACGGGCGTGACCGAACACCGGCCGGCGGTGTTCCTGCTCGACGAGGACCGCACCGTCGAGTACGCGTGGGTGGCCAGCGAGTGGCCCGACTTCCCGGACTACGACGAGGTCGAGTCACACGTCACGTCGCTGTGA
- a CDS encoding ArsR/SmtB family transcription factor: MSTPVDDGSEEAAAEAADLSPAEAFALLGNETRIEILRALQTAVAERPDDEPVPFSDIYDRVDVDDSAHFNYHLKQLRDHFVRKEGDGYRFRTPGWKVVRSVFAGTFTGLSDAGPFEAPGTCYHCDGPLAARYVEERLSIECEDCGRSHVDYPFPPGGLDDRTPDEFLDAFHHHVRHHYCLAADGVCPECMGRVETTVDPDTEVPDWDVAVVHTCRRCDNRLTSTLGLNLLDTTPVLTFHADRGVDLTTRPFWRNDWCVSDRRTTLLSTEPVRARLALPCDGDVLRVTVDETFSVLETSVDEGVAGPE; encoded by the coding sequence GTGAGCACCCCCGTAGACGACGGGTCCGAGGAGGCGGCCGCCGAGGCGGCGGACCTCTCGCCCGCCGAGGCGTTCGCGCTCTTGGGCAACGAGACCCGCATCGAGATCCTCCGTGCGCTCCAGACGGCCGTCGCCGAGCGGCCGGACGACGAGCCGGTGCCGTTCTCGGACATCTACGACCGCGTCGACGTCGACGACAGCGCACACTTCAACTACCACCTCAAACAACTCCGCGACCACTTCGTCCGGAAGGAGGGGGACGGTTACCGCTTCCGGACGCCCGGCTGGAAGGTGGTCCGCTCCGTGTTCGCCGGGACGTTCACCGGGCTCTCCGACGCCGGGCCGTTCGAAGCGCCCGGAACGTGTTACCACTGTGACGGGCCGCTGGCGGCACGCTACGTGGAGGAGCGACTGTCGATCGAGTGCGAGGACTGCGGCCGATCGCACGTCGACTACCCGTTCCCGCCGGGTGGGTTGGACGACCGCACCCCGGACGAGTTCCTCGACGCCTTCCACCACCACGTCCGCCACCACTACTGTCTGGCCGCCGACGGCGTCTGTCCGGAGTGTATGGGTCGCGTCGAGACGACCGTCGACCCCGACACGGAGGTGCCGGACTGGGACGTGGCGGTCGTCCACACCTGTCGGCGGTGTGACAACCGGCTCACCTCGACGCTCGGGTTGAACCTGCTGGACACGACGCCGGTGTTGACGTTCCACGCCGACCGCGGCGTGGACCTGACCACACGGCCGTTCTGGCGCAACGACTGGTGTGTCTCGGACCGCCGGACGACGCTGTTGTCGACCGAGCCCGTCCGGGCCAGACTCGCGCTCCCGTGTGACGGCGACGTGTTGCGCGTCACCGTCGACGAGACGTTCTCCGTGTTGGAGACGAGCGTCGACGAGGGTGTCGCCGGCCCCGAGTGA
- a CDS encoding glutathione S-transferase N-terminal domain-containing protein, giving the protein MAVDTATEDGIVLYRLQACPFCERVVRVLEAQGLDYESRFVEPMHSERNAVARLTGKRTVPAIVDHATGVTMSESANIVEYLENTYGDGEPADAAAGGA; this is encoded by the coding sequence ATGGCAGTAGACACGGCGACCGAGGACGGGATCGTCCTCTACCGACTGCAGGCGTGTCCGTTCTGTGAGCGCGTCGTTCGGGTACTGGAGGCGCAGGGGCTCGACTACGAGTCGCGGTTCGTCGAGCCGATGCACTCCGAGCGGAACGCCGTCGCGCGACTCACCGGCAAGCGGACCGTCCCGGCCATCGTCGACCACGCGACCGGCGTGACGATGTCCGAGTCGGCCAACATCGTGGAGTACCTGGAGAACACCTACGGCGACGGCGAGCCCGCCGACGCCGCCGCAGGAGGTGCGTGA